A region from the Janthinobacterium agaricidamnosum genome encodes:
- a CDS encoding bactofilin family protein: MFERNAKNPIDTLIGASTRIEGDLLFCGGLRIDGHVRGNVTGEAGEPTHIVLGEAGRIDGEVRCSSLVVSGEINGPVYVSEMLEIQPKARIVGEVYYKVLEMHSGALVQGKLSRHDSADPVLHLAVSEM, translated from the coding sequence ATGTTCGAGCGCAACGCGAAAAACCCCATCGACACCCTGATTGGCGCTTCCACGCGGATCGAAGGCGACTTGCTGTTTTGCGGCGGCTTGCGCATCGATGGCCATGTGCGCGGCAACGTCACGGGCGAGGCGGGCGAGCCCACGCATATAGTGCTGGGCGAGGCAGGGCGCATCGATGGCGAGGTGCGCTGCTCGAGCCTGGTTGTCAGCGGCGAGATCAATGGCCCTGTGTATGTGTCCGAAATGCTTGAAATCCAGCCCAAAGCCCGCATTGTAGGAGAGGTCTATTACAAGGTGCTGGAAATGCACAGCGGCGCATTGGTGCAGGGCAAGCTCAGCCGCCACGACAGCGCCGACCCCGTGCTGCACCTGGCCGTATCGGAAATGTGA
- the erpA gene encoding iron-sulfur cluster insertion protein ErpA: MNAVAEMQDVIPSPIIFTDSAAEKVAQLIEEEGNPDLKLRVFVQGGGCSGFQYGFTFDEIVNEDDTTMVKNGVQLLIDSMSYQYLVGAEIDYKDDLEGAQFVIKNPTATSTCGCGSSFSV, translated from the coding sequence ATGAATGCAGTCGCTGAAATGCAAGATGTGATCCCTTCGCCTATCATCTTTACCGATAGCGCCGCCGAAAAAGTCGCGCAGCTGATCGAGGAAGAAGGCAATCCCGACCTGAAATTGCGCGTCTTCGTGCAGGGCGGCGGCTGTTCCGGCTTCCAGTACGGTTTCACCTTCGACGAAATCGTCAACGAAGATGACACCACCATGGTCAAGAACGGCGTTCAGCTGTTGATCGACTCCATGAGCTACCAGTACCTGGTCGGTGCGGAAATCGACTACAAGGATGACCTGGAAGGCGCGCAGTTCGTGATTAAAAACCCGACCGCGACGTCGACCTGCGGTTGCGGTTCGTCGTTCTCGGTATAA
- a CDS encoding anhydro-N-acetylmuramic acid kinase, whose translation MLYIGLMSGTSLDGVDGALVDFSDDGGTRSLGDAYIAFPASLRADLMALQSAGQNEIEREALAANQLVRHYGECVALLLSDAGIGPDAIAAIGAHGQTIRHRPELGFTRQLNNPALLAELTGIDVIADLRSRDVAAGGQGAPLVPAFHQAIFNLPGHTRVLANIGGISNISVLHADGTVTGYDTGPGNALMDGWALRHLGQPYDANGAWAATGQVIPALLADLLDDPYFDLPAPKSTGRDLFHADWLQGKLANHRGAQAADVQATLTQLTAVSLAQAIARDGAHAETVYVCGGGAQNAALMAALARELPGMAVESTEALGVAPSQVEALAFAWLAWRFTQRKPGNLPAVTGAQGLRVLGALYPR comes from the coding sequence ATGCTGTATATCGGTCTGATGTCTGGCACCAGCCTCGATGGCGTCGATGGCGCGCTGGTCGACTTTTCCGACGATGGCGGCACGCGCAGCCTGGGCGACGCCTACATTGCCTTTCCCGCCAGCCTGCGCGCCGACCTGATGGCCTTGCAAAGTGCCGGCCAAAATGAAATCGAACGCGAAGCGCTGGCGGCCAATCAGCTCGTGCGCCATTACGGCGAATGCGTCGCCCTGCTGTTGAGCGACGCGGGCATCGGCCCGGACGCCATCGCCGCCATCGGCGCGCATGGCCAGACCATCCGCCACCGCCCCGAGCTGGGCTTTACGCGCCAGTTGAACAACCCGGCCCTGCTGGCGGAACTGACGGGCATCGACGTCATCGCCGACTTGCGCAGCCGCGACGTGGCGGCCGGCGGCCAGGGCGCGCCGCTGGTGCCCGCTTTTCACCAGGCCATTTTCAACTTGCCCGGCCACACGCGCGTGCTGGCCAATATCGGCGGCATCAGCAATATCAGCGTGCTGCACGCGGACGGCACAGTGACGGGCTACGACACGGGTCCCGGCAATGCGCTGATGGATGGCTGGGCCTTGCGGCACCTGGGCCAGCCGTATGATGCCAACGGCGCCTGGGCCGCCACTGGCCAAGTCATCCCCGCCCTGCTGGCGGATTTGCTCGACGATCCCTATTTTGACTTGCCGGCGCCGAAAAGCACGGGCCGCGACCTGTTCCACGCCGACTGGCTGCAAGGCAAGCTGGCGAATCACCGTGGCGCCCAAGCCGCCGACGTGCAGGCGACCTTGACGCAGCTGACGGCCGTCAGCCTGGCGCAGGCCATCGCGCGCGACGGAGCGCACGCGGAAACCGTGTATGTGTGCGGCGGCGGCGCGCAGAACGCCGCGCTGATGGCAGCGCTGGCCCGGGAATTGCCGGGCATGGCGGTGGAGTCGACGGAGGCCTTGGGCGTGGCGCCCAGCCAGGTCGAGGCACTGGCGTTTGCCTGGCTGGCCTGGCGCTTTACACAGCGCAAGCCGGGCAATTTGCCGGCCGTGACGGGTGCTCAGGGCTTGCGGGTGCTGGGCGCGCTCTACCCGCGCTAA